The genomic region AAGCTGCCAGAGCCAATCATTACAGCCGGCAAAGATCGGGACCAATGTTTTCAGCCATACATGAGCGTGCTGCGTGATTCTGACACCAAACGCTTTCGCATCTGGTATAATACGCCTGAAACTGCCAGCCAATCGCACATCGGCTACATGGAATCGGAGGATGGGATCCATTGGATTCGGCCCCATCAGATATTGAAGGACCCACATCCGATTAAATTTGGCGTAACTGTCCTCGATCGTGGCAAAGATTTTGTCGATCCCAACCAGCGCTATGTGCTTGCTTCGTACTATAAAGATGGTGTAATGATCGCCACCTCGCCGGATGGCCTCAATTGGAAAGCGCTCGCTGACACTTCGGTGCTCAAACACAATCACGATATCACCTCATTGCACTGGGATCCGATTCACAAGCACTATCTTGCTATTGTCTCGGTCTGGCACCGAAGGGAGGACTGGCAGGATAACCAACGCATCCCGCATCAAAGCATCAGCCACGATCTGATTCATTGGGAGAAGCCCTGGCCCATCATCATGCCGAAAATCGGTGCCCCGATCGAGCAGGGTGAAATGCAATTTTATTCCATGTCGGGCGTCATTGCTCGGGGTGATCTGCTCATTGGATTGGTGAAAGTGCTCCGAGATGATCTGAACGCCACGCCTGGCAAAACGGCTAAGGAAATGGGTGATCTTGATCGCAAGGCAGCGGGCCTGGGCTATACCGTGCTCGCTTGGACCCGTGATGGTCGCACTTGGCAGCGGGATCACGAGCCGTTTCTGGATCGCACTTATGTGCCCGGTTCTTGGGATCATGCGATGGCCTGGGGCGATGAGCAAATCATCGTCGGCGATGAAACGTTTATTTATTACGGCGGTTATGCCCGAGGCCACAAAGTCGCCCGCTTCGATGAACGGCAGATCGGGCTGGCTCGGATGCCCCGAGACCGCTACGTCGCCCGAGAAGCGGATCTGAATCTGGGAACTTTGATCACAAAGCCTGTCATTTTGAATGCTGGCTCCATGACAGTCAATGCTAAAGTCATCGGCGAAATGCGGATTCGTTTGTTGGATAAAAATGCCAGTCCACTGCCCAATTTTGATTGGGTCGAAATCAAAGGCGACGGCGTTGCCCTGCCTGTAAATTGGAAGTGTGATCTCAGCGTGCTGAAAGGAAAACCCGTTCAGATAGAATTTCAAATGAAATTTGCCCAGTTGTTTGGGTTTGAGTTGCTTAATTAATTTTTCTGGAGAAGATATTTGGTAAGTCTACATTTTGACATTCTCCTCAATCACCTACCCGCTATTCGGCGGCTACTTCCTACAGTCGCTTCAAAGGGTGACTTTTTCAGTCTTTTCCCCTCTTTGAAGGGGGGTAAGGGGGATGTCGGTTTTTTCTGTGGAATGATTTTTTTCATCATTTCATTTTTTCTGCTTCAGTCAAACGTATGGTCAGGAAATCCAATACAAAATCCAATCATCACTATCCACCAGGATTTCAGCACCGACCCTGGCTGGGAGGGCGTGAACAATCGGGTGCAATGCCAGGATTGCCCGACCATCACGCAGGATTTTGGCTGGAAACCCACCAATCATAATGGCGATGGCATTGGCGAGATCAGTGGCGTCATCTGGCGATCAACTATCCCTGCTTATTACGCCATGCCCATTGGTCCGCTTTCGTTCAAAGATAGTTTCAGTGCATCGGGCAAATTAGCGGTGATCGCTCCGTCGGAGGAAGGCTTCGGTTTTTATATCGGCTTTTTCAATAGCGAGCGCCAGGGCTGGCGGGTCTGGTCGTCCTGTGGATTTCGAATGGGTGAAGTGATAAATGGAAGAGCACGCTTTCATCTGGATTACAAGACAGGAAAAGCGGCTGGCGCTATCCTCAATCCCGACATCGAAATCCCCTGCGATGGCTCAGTGCATCGCTGGGAATTGAGCTACGAACCTGATGTCACCGTGGCCGAGAGCTGGCCCGATCCTCGCCTGCCCAAATGGATCGGCAGCACCTCCAACGTTCATGAAGATGAAATTTTCATGCGAGCGAAAAAGGATGCGCCTTCGATAACGAAAACAGAATTGCACGAATTGCTTTTAAAAGCACGGGATGCGGGATTGGTGGATCACTGGTATCGCAAGGGCAGCTATCATCTCTGGAATATCGAAAAAGATGCTGCTCAGATGAAAGGTAGAATTACATTCAAATTTGATGATCATCCTGCTGTCAGCTATTTCCTTCTGCCAGGGCATCGGGGGCATCCCAGCGCCATTGACCGCTTTGGAGTGTACAACATGCAAATTTATCACGGCAGCATGGAATTTTATCTCTCCGATCTGATCGTCAACGGCGAAAGGATCGAATTGGCGCAAGACCCGCATTGGGTAGGGCTGAATCATCATATCACTTTCAAACAAACCGACTTTCATGCGGCGCAGAATTTCGGCTATTGTCAGACCAACTGGGCGGGAACAGGGCCAGGCGAGATCGGCGGCCGATTTTACGGCACCGAGGTGATCGATCCACTGCATGGCTATTACGCCGATGACATTGGTCATCTGACTCTCGATGATCCTATTTCATTTTCTGGCTGGATTAATTTTGTCGAAGGCGCTGTGGACGGCCGAATGCTGATCGGCTATTTCAATCGTGCAGCGAGGATAGCGGACATTCAAGGCGAATACAAAGGCAATCCTCCGCATGAGTTCATCGGCATCGAGGTGATGGATCAGACCAGAATTGGCTATTCTTTTACAGCGGTTTGCTCTCCCAGACAGGAAATTGCCATTGAACAACGAGGTCCGATTTTTATTCCCGATCGCATCAAGCGACCATTCTCATTTCAATATAATCCAGCCGCTGGACGAGCAGGCAGGATTACAATGACGCTGGCAGCAGACACATTTTCTGTGGATTTGACGCCAGAGCAACGAAAAATCGGGGCCTCGTTCGATCGCTTTGGTTTGCTCAATCCCCGCAAAGGCGGGAAGTATGTGGACGTCTATTTCGATGATCTGACCTATGTGACCAGGCGAGCTGTCGTTTTTCAGTCGAGGCTCTATCGACAGGAGATTACGATAGTTCCGTATCCGAAGATGGGGAGAAAATATTAGAGAAATTCCAAATGTCAATACTCAAAACCCAAATAATATCCAATTTCAAAATTTCAAAATTCAAATGATAATAGGATCGTCTAATATTCGCAGATCAAATATTCGATTTTAAGATTTCTTTGTATTTTGTCTTTTGATGTTGGAGATTTTTTCAGAGGGAAAAAGTGTCCAAATTCGCTTATATAATTTTTGCAGCGCTAATCACCTCATCAATCAACGCTCAAACGGTCTGGCGGGAAGCTACCTTTGAGGATTTCATCGACGGGACGTTCGATGATGCAGGCGCTAACATGTACGTCTCCAGAGCGGGCCGAATCCAGACTATCAACCGCTGGGATGTGAACGGCGATGGACATATCGATATCCTCTGCGTCAATTCTCACCCCCTGGTGGAGATGCTGGACATGTCCATTTATTGGGGCGATGGAAAAGATTTCAGCATTAAAAATCACAGCTACGTCCCTGCCGATGGGCCCATGTGGGTGGCTGCCGATGATTTGAATAACGATGGCGAGATGGATCTGGTGGTGGCGAATTATTCCAACGGTACATGGACCGAGATGGAGTCGTTCGTCTATTACGGCGGATTGAAGGATCGCAACTATCGAAAGAGGCCAGGCGAATGGGCGTTCTTTCCCTTTAAAGAATGCATCACGCTGCCCAGCGCCAATGCGCAAAAACCCGCCACAGGCGATTTCAATAATGATGGCTACAAAGATATCGTGCTCGCTTTTTCGGGCGGCTTCTGGGAGTATCGGGATAAGAATAAAAAGGATTTGTCGCCCTCCCGAATTTATTGGGGCAGCCAAAACGGATTTGATCGGGAACGATTCACCCATATTTGGACTAAAGGTGCTACAGATGTGGTTACTGCCGATCTCAACGGTGATGGCTGGCTCGACCTTGCTTTTTCTAATGGCGAAGGCGATGAATCGTTCATCTATTACGGCAGCGCCAGTGGATTTTCTGAATCAGCGTTGACCAAATTGCCGACCCGCAACGCCCATGCCGTCGAAATTGGCGATGTGAATAACGATGGCTGGCTCGATGTCGTTTTCGCCAATGAAGCTGGTGATGTTTCTTATGCGTATTTGAATCAAGCGGGAAAATTAACTCCTGATCACCGGATTGAATTTGAAACCCACACAGCCAAAGATCTGGTGATTCGAGATTTCAATAACGATGGCTACAACGATGTATTTTTCACCAATCATGAGCATTCGTTGACGGGCGATCCCAATCGGGCGAACCGCTTGATCGATTCCTATGTCTATTTCGGTTCGGCCAATGGTTTTTCCAATGACCATCGACAGTCACTGCAGACCATCGGCGCCTGGGGTGCCAATGCGGCTGATTTGAATTACGATGGCTGGATCGACCTGCTGGTGTGCAATTTTCAGGAGCATTATTCCTACGAAGTGCCTTCATTCATCTATTGGAATGGCCCCGATGGATTTCAGCTCACCCGACGCACCTGTCTATACGAGCACGGCGCCCAGGGCAATGCTATTGCAGATTTCGATGGCGATGGTCATCTCGACATTTTGATCACCTCGATGATGGGCAACTCCCGAGGCGATTACGATCCCAATTATCTCTATTTTGGCAATGAGCAAGGTTTGTACTCGTTCGAAAATCGGATCGAATTGCCGGGTCGGGAGGCGTATGAGCAGGCGTTCGCTGATCTGGATGATGATGGCCAAGTCGATATTCTGATCGTCAATCGGGGGGAGACGACACGGCTGGCCAATGAGGTCTGGATCTACTGGAATCAGGAGAATCGTTTTCACCCGTGGCGGATCACAGGGCTTCCAGCTTACGGCGGTATTGGCGCCGAGGTGGCGGATCTGGATCGCGATGGCTATCTGGATATCATCATCTCCAATTCCGATTCAAAGCAGAAATCCCCTGACGGCAAGCCGATCCCTGGCTCGTTCATCTATTGGGGCGATTCTGGCGGATGGTCTGTGACCGAGCGAACCGAATTGCCCATTGTGGAAACTCGTGCCATTGCCGTATGCGACATCAATAATGATGGTCATCTCGATCTGGTGTGCGGGCAGCAGCAGAATTGGGGGGATGCTTCGATATTTCTGGGCGATGGCACCCGAAAGTTTGGAGACGCCAGACGGATCCGCATCGAAGGCAGCAATGGCACAGGCACACCAGGCGTGGCCGATTTGAACAAAGACGGTTTATTAGATATCGCCTTTGCCCACGATAAAAATGTGCTGGTCTATTATCAGCAAAAGGATGGCACTTTTCCCAAAGCCAAATCCCAGACCATTCCTGTGCAAGCCAAAACCATGACCATAGCTGACGTGAACGGCGATGGCTGGCTCGATTTAGTTTGTCCGCTCTATAAAGAAAAAGGCAATCGATCGGGCTATTCGACCATTTTATTGGGAAACGAACGAGGGTACCATCTCAATCAATCCATTAAATTGCCCACAGATGGCGGCACGGGTTCAATTGTCAGCGATTTCAATCGGGATGGTTTTCAGGATGTTTTCTTCTTCTGCCACCGTGCCGATGGCAGCTTCGATGAGATCGGCAAGTTCGGCGATCATCACACCAATTCGTTTTTATATTGGGGCAGCGCCACCGGATTTGATGCAAACAATCGGCTGAAAATCCCCAGCATAGGCGCTCATTACGATGTCGGCGTCGATCTGGGACATATTCGGGATCGGAGTTTTGTGTTTGAGTATGTCTCTTCCGCTTTTGAATGCCAGGGCAAGAAGCCGATTCGATTGAAATGGGAAGGCGAAACACCGCATCGGTCGTCGATTAAATTTCAATTACGAGTGGCGAATTCGAAATCAGCGCTGGCAAAGGCAAAATGGCTTGGAGAAGAGGGCATTGGAACTTACTTTACGGAGCGGGATCAGACAGTGAAATCGATTTCTGCAGGAAAGTGGATTCAATACAAAGCGTTCTTTGATACCGAGAATGGGGCCTATTCGCCGATTTTAGAGACGGTGGAAATTGAGTTTGAATGAATTTGATTAAGGCATTAAAAGGCTAACGCCTTAACTCCATACATACGAATCTCAGTTTTCGGGGACTTATAACGGGGAGCATCATATGTATTACATTTGAATTGTCATTCCGAACGCAGTGAGGAATCTGGTTTTCAAGCAACTGTCGAATTTACAGATTTCTCCCTTCGGTCGAAATGACACCGATATGCTAACGCCTTAACTCCATACGCATAAATCTCAGTTTTCGGGGAGTTAAGTCGTAAGACTTTTATTAACGCCCAGCGATAGAGACTAAAAATTTAAATAGGAACATTATGAAAATAACCCTAAGCTCGATCTTGTTAATTCCAATTTTTTTTCTGTCGCTATATGCCGATGAAAGAAATTCACGGGACATCTCAAAAATTGGAGTTAAAACTGAGCCAGTAAATGGTGAGATTTATGAAAAGATTTACTATGTTTCAATCCAATCTGGCTCCGACAAAACCGGCGACGGCTCAAAAGCAAACCCCTGGCAAAGCCCAACATTTGCCCTCTCTATAATCAATGATGCTTCAGAATCAAACAAATATGCTATATTCGTAGCGGAAGGAATCTATAACTCAGGCACGATTGTCATGAAAGAATGGGTCGATCTCTACGGTGGGTTTGATCCGAAAAATTGGCAGCGGGATATTTTCAAGTATCGGACCATTCTTGACGGCGAACGAGTCCGTCGGGTCGTGGTCGGCTCCAACAATGCTCGCCTCGATGGATTTGTCATTCAACATGGCTTGAGCCGAACTCATGGCGGCGGCATCCTCTGCGATGATACGTCGCCGATCATTTCTAATAATTTCATTCTCGATAATTTCGTGCTGGAGCCAGAGGATTTCAATCACAACCGCATTCATCAGGCGGGACATCACGGTGGCGGGATCGCCAGCCTGTACAATGCCATGCCTGTGATTCGGAATAATGTCATTGCCAATAATAAAACATCCGTTGGCAATGGCGGAGGAATTGCTTTCTATGGCTGGCTGCGGTTATCGGGGGGTGCTGAGAAAACTATCAAAGGGAATCGATTGGAGATCGGCGTGCTGCAGCCAATAGTGGAAAACAATGTGATAATCGGCAATAGCGCTGGTGTGAACGATTGGAATCGCACCCGTAGCAGCAATGGCGGTGGCATCTCATGCGCTTATGAATCCCGACCGATTATTTGCAATAACATCATTGTCAATAACCAGGCAAAAGGCCGGGGCGATGGTGGTGGTATTTATAACGAATATTATTCCGATCCGCTCATCGAAGCGAATTGGGTCGTCGGCAATATCGCCGATGACGATGCGGGCGGAATTTACACCATGCGCATGGGTCAGCCGCTGATTCAGCACAATTTCATTGCGGGTAACTGGGCGCCCGAGAAAGGTGTCGGCGGCATCCGCCTGAGCAAAGAGGGGCGGGCTCGGATTATCGAAAATATGATTGTCAGAAATCTCTCTGGCGGAGGGATTCAGTGCGTCGATTCTTTCATGGAGTTAGAAAAGAATATCATCATGCACAATCAGGGCGGTGAAGCTGTGATGTTCGAAAACCGATTTTCCTATTTTATGCCAATTATCATCCGAAATAATATCCTGCGAGACAATGAGCAGGGGTCGATTTTGATCAAGAAGAACGACGGCCAGCCTCCCATCATTCAGGACAATAACATGCAGGGCGGCTTAGAGGGAGAGGGAAATTACGATCGAAAGCCCGAGTTTGTCGAGGACATGATCACAGGAAAAATCATTTCTGCTGACTTTGATCCCAGGCACTTTTTGACCATCTTTGTTCTTCAAAAGCCAATCGATAAAAACGATCAAGTGGCGGGACGGGTGATTCGATTGGGCGATCGTTGGAGCATTATTAACAATGCGGACAAAAAGAGTATCTCTGTGTGGGGTGATCTGCGGGATTTGAAAGATCAGGAGTTTGAGATTATTTCGGAATATCGATTAAAATAAGTGCGTGGGAATGCAATCCCTTTATGGATTGCACGTCCGGCCAATGACCATAGGCGTCAATTTAAGCGAATACATGGTGAGATGCTGTCATTCTAAGGACCCGCCAATTGACGGAGACGAAGAATCTCTTCAATAAACCCACCTAATTTCGTTAAATTGAGAGATTCTTCGCTCCCTGGGATTGCTCAGAATGACTTCTTACTCTTAAGTTGACACCAATTACCTCATGGCGGATAAAGGCGATGCACCCCGTCAATCACAAAACATTTGGAGGAAGGAATGACCCATCCAGGGCTACACACGATCGACATCATTATCGCTATCTGCTACATTTCGAGCATCATCAGCATTGGCATCTATTTGTTCAAAAAGAACAAGTCGACCAAAGATTTTATGCTGGCTGGCAAAAATATGGGCTGGCTCGCCATTGGCATGTCGCTGATGGCGACGCTGACCAGCGCCGTCGGTTACACGGCATTTCCCACCGGCATCATCAAATATGGTATCATCAATCTGTGGATGGCGATGGCGATCCCGCTTTCCTTCCCTGTTGTGGTATGGGTTTTTATGCCGTTTTATCACAAATTGAATTGCTACACGGCGTATGAATATCTTGAGCGACGGTTCAATGTTTCGGTGCGTGCATTGGCAAGTGGCATCTTTCTTTTGTGGCGACTTACCTGGATGGCGGCGGTGGTATATGTCCCTGCAATGATTTTGAATGTGGTTACCGATGGAAAAATTCCGATACTGCTCTCCGTATTGGTGCTGGGGATTATTACTACTATTAATTCAACGCTGGGCGGTATTCGGGCCATCATGTGGTCGGATGTGGTGCATTCGTTCGTTATGTTTTTGAGCATGATCGTTGGCGTAGTTGTCATTATCCTGGCAATTCCTGGCGGACTGCCTGAGATCTGGAGCAGCCTGGCAGCGGCGGGAAAAACCTCGATGACTGCCAATATCCCGGGCTTCAGCGAGGCAAATCTCTTCGGCAAAATGAAATTTTTTCTATACACGGACATCACGGTGCTCTCGTTGATCGTGACTTACACGATCCAAAAGATGGGGAATTATTGTGTGGATCAGGCGATGGTGCAGCGCTATCTCACCGCTAAATCGCTGAAGAAAAGCCGTGAAGGATTTCTCGCTAATTGTATCGCATATTTATTTTATATCTTTTGTGTTTCGGCGATCGGCGCTGGTTTGTTTGTCGTCGCCAAATATCATGCGTTTCCCGCCAGCTTAAAAAGCGATCAAATCTTTCCCTACTTCATCGCCAATATGATGCCCATTGGGATCACAGGTTTGATGATCGCTGCCATCTATGCCGCCTCTATGTCAAGCCTGGATTCAGGACTCAATTCATGCATTACGGCCATATTGAATGATTTTTATTCCAGGTTCAGGCTGAAAAAATATAATCTGGACGAGGGAAATCTCCAGGAGGCGGAACGATTGCGGCGCTTGCGCATCGCCCGTTTTTCAACGTTGATTCTTGGAGCGCTCATTACCTTCTTCTCGCTTTATGTGGGCAAGATGGGTGATATATTCGAGTATTCTCAAAAGCTGATTAATATGTTTACAGGCCCGCTGTTCGGCGTTTTCTGTCTCGGCATGTTCAGCAGGCGAGTCACCGCGCCAGCAGCGTTGGTCGGCGGATTCATCGGCTTTGCCATCGGCTCATTGAGCGTCTTTGCTAAATTCATTCACATCAAATCGCTCATGGTCGGCGTGCTCTGGCCTGCCACAATTGCTTTTGTGGTGACGCTGATTCTGGGATATGTGCTGAGTTTTGTGATTGGCAACAAAAATCCCGAAGCACCGAA from candidate division KSB1 bacterium harbors:
- a CDS encoding VCBS repeat-containing protein, whose product is MSKFAYIIFAALITSSINAQTVWREATFEDFIDGTFDDAGANMYVSRAGRIQTINRWDVNGDGHIDILCVNSHPLVEMLDMSIYWGDGKDFSIKNHSYVPADGPMWVAADDLNNDGEMDLVVANYSNGTWTEMESFVYYGGLKDRNYRKRPGEWAFFPFKECITLPSANAQKPATGDFNNDGYKDIVLAFSGGFWEYRDKNKKDLSPSRIYWGSQNGFDRERFTHIWTKGATDVVTADLNGDGWLDLAFSNGEGDESFIYYGSASGFSESALTKLPTRNAHAVEIGDVNNDGWLDVVFANEAGDVSYAYLNQAGKLTPDHRIEFETHTAKDLVIRDFNNDGYNDVFFTNHEHSLTGDPNRANRLIDSYVYFGSANGFSNDHRQSLQTIGAWGANAADLNYDGWIDLLVCNFQEHYSYEVPSFIYWNGPDGFQLTRRTCLYEHGAQGNAIADFDGDGHLDILITSMMGNSRGDYDPNYLYFGNEQGLYSFENRIELPGREAYEQAFADLDDDGQVDILIVNRGETTRLANEVWIYWNQENRFHPWRITGLPAYGGIGAEVADLDRDGYLDIIISNSDSKQKSPDGKPIPGSFIYWGDSGGWSVTERTELPIVETRAIAVCDINNDGHLDLVCGQQQNWGDASIFLGDGTRKFGDARRIRIEGSNGTGTPGVADLNKDGLLDIAFAHDKNVLVYYQQKDGTFPKAKSQTIPVQAKTMTIADVNGDGWLDLVCPLYKEKGNRSGYSTILLGNERGYHLNQSIKLPTDGGTGSIVSDFNRDGFQDVFFFCHRADGSFDEIGKFGDHHTNSFLYWGSATGFDANNRLKIPSIGAHYDVGVDLGHIRDRSFVFEYVSSAFECQGKKPIRLKWEGETPHRSSIKFQLRVANSKSALAKAKWLGEEGIGTYFTERDQTVKSISAGKWIQYKAFFDTENGAYSPILETVEIEFE
- a CDS encoding right-handed parallel beta-helix repeat-containing protein, which translates into the protein MKITLSSILLIPIFFLSLYADERNSRDISKIGVKTEPVNGEIYEKIYYVSIQSGSDKTGDGSKANPWQSPTFALSIINDASESNKYAIFVAEGIYNSGTIVMKEWVDLYGGFDPKNWQRDIFKYRTILDGERVRRVVVGSNNARLDGFVIQHGLSRTHGGGILCDDTSPIISNNFILDNFVLEPEDFNHNRIHQAGHHGGGIASLYNAMPVIRNNVIANNKTSVGNGGGIAFYGWLRLSGGAEKTIKGNRLEIGVLQPIVENNVIIGNSAGVNDWNRTRSSNGGGISCAYESRPIICNNIIVNNQAKGRGDGGGIYNEYYSDPLIEANWVVGNIADDDAGGIYTMRMGQPLIQHNFIAGNWAPEKGVGGIRLSKEGRARIIENMIVRNLSGGGIQCVDSFMELEKNIIMHNQGGEAVMFENRFSYFMPIIIRNNILRDNEQGSILIKKNDGQPPIIQDNNMQGGLEGEGNYDRKPEFVEDMITGKIISADFDPRHFLTIFVLQKPIDKNDQVAGRVIRLGDRWSIINNADKKSISVWGDLRDLKDQEFEIISEYRLK
- a CDS encoding sodium/solute symporter (Members of the Solute:Sodium Symporter (SSS), TC 2.A.21 as described in tcdb.org, catalyze solute:Na+ symport. Known solutes for members of the family include sugars, amino acids, nucleosides, inositols, vitamins, urea or anions, depending on the system.) gives rise to the protein MTHPGLHTIDIIIAICYISSIISIGIYLFKKNKSTKDFMLAGKNMGWLAIGMSLMATLTSAVGYTAFPTGIIKYGIINLWMAMAIPLSFPVVVWVFMPFYHKLNCYTAYEYLERRFNVSVRALASGIFLLWRLTWMAAVVYVPAMILNVVTDGKIPILLSVLVLGIITTINSTLGGIRAIMWSDVVHSFVMFLSMIVGVVVIILAIPGGLPEIWSSLAAAGKTSMTANIPGFSEANLFGKMKFFLYTDITVLSLIVTYTIQKMGNYCVDQAMVQRYLTAKSLKKSREGFLANCIAYLFYIFCVSAIGAGLFVVAKYHAFPASLKSDQIFPYFIANMMPIGITGLMIAAIYAASMSSLDSGLNSCITAILNDFYSRFRLKKYNLDEGNLQEAERLRRLRIARFSTLILGALITFFSLYVGKMGDIFEYSQKLINMFTGPLFGVFCLGMFSRRVTAPAALVGGFIGFAIGSLSVFAKFIHIKSLMVGVLWPATIAFVVTLILGYVLSFVIGNKNPEAPKWTWRGVMTS